From the genome of Streptacidiphilus rugosus AM-16, one region includes:
- a CDS encoding acyl-CoA dehydrogenase family protein encodes MDHAAYRTAERLEWQLGDPELRDTVFSHTNCLALDEREEFPAEICARLEELGLHEYYVPAEHGGRLQSYEQLLQIMRTVARRDLTVAIGHGKTYLGGVCVWVSGTDEQARRLGVAIRAGLPVSLGLTERAHGSDLLAGEVCAEPDADGGFLVSGEKWLINNATRGSLLSVLSRTDPAGGPRSFSVLLVDKRELPAESYRHLDKVRTHGIRGADISGIAFDRAPVPADAVVGALGGGLETVLKALQLTRTMCAALSLGAADHALALGLDFARTRTLYGRTLVELPQARRTLAESTADVLTDEALSLIAARLVHVAPAELSVSAAVTKYLVPTRTEGVISALTRLLGARAFLKGVYADGRFQKVDRDHRIVGLFDGNTLVNLNSLVSQFRSLARGHRRGSGDVTGAVRAYRLAEPLPPLAPERLSLVARHGSGVIASLPGSVEQLRRAAAEDPALKPALAAAERLLPLVDQVHEEMAGHQDAVTEVPPAAFEAARRYALCFAAAGCVGLWVHTRAEAERGGTAELWQHALWLRAALSRLLTQLGLPDADDAEALDAVLDTALALRDAGRLVSLLPLSLQPPSLQPPSHTSDRAVHAAGHHALEAIEEAS; translated from the coding sequence GTGGACCACGCCGCCTACCGCACGGCCGAGCGACTGGAGTGGCAGCTCGGCGACCCCGAGCTGCGGGACACCGTCTTCAGCCACACCAACTGCCTGGCGCTGGACGAGCGCGAGGAGTTCCCCGCCGAGATCTGCGCCCGGCTCGAGGAGCTGGGACTGCACGAGTACTACGTGCCGGCCGAGCACGGCGGGCGGCTGCAGAGCTACGAGCAGCTGCTGCAGATCATGCGGACCGTGGCCCGGCGCGACCTGACCGTCGCGATCGGCCACGGCAAGACCTACCTGGGCGGCGTCTGCGTCTGGGTGTCCGGCACCGACGAGCAGGCGCGCAGGCTCGGCGTCGCGATCCGCGCCGGACTGCCGGTCTCGCTGGGACTGACCGAGCGCGCCCACGGCAGCGACCTGCTGGCGGGCGAGGTCTGCGCCGAGCCCGACGCGGACGGCGGATTCCTGGTCTCCGGCGAGAAGTGGCTGATCAACAACGCCACCCGGGGCTCGCTGCTCTCGGTGCTCTCCCGGACCGACCCGGCCGGCGGACCGCGGTCCTTCTCGGTGCTGCTGGTCGACAAGAGAGAACTGCCCGCCGAGAGCTACCGACATCTCGACAAGGTGCGCACGCACGGCATCCGCGGCGCCGACATCTCCGGCATCGCGTTCGACCGGGCGCCCGTCCCCGCCGACGCCGTCGTCGGTGCGCTGGGCGGCGGACTGGAGACGGTGCTGAAGGCGCTCCAGCTCACCCGGACCATGTGCGCGGCCCTCTCGCTCGGCGCGGCCGACCACGCGCTGGCGCTCGGCCTGGACTTCGCCCGCACCCGCACGCTGTACGGGCGCACCCTGGTCGAACTGCCGCAGGCGCGCCGCACCCTGGCGGAGAGCACGGCCGACGTGCTGACCGACGAGGCGCTGTCGCTGATCGCGGCGCGGCTGGTGCACGTCGCCCCGGCCGAGCTCTCGGTCAGCGCCGCGGTCACCAAGTACCTGGTGCCGACCCGTACCGAGGGCGTGATCAGCGCGCTCACCCGGCTGCTCGGCGCGCGGGCCTTCCTGAAGGGCGTCTACGCGGACGGCCGGTTCCAGAAGGTCGACCGGGACCACCGCATCGTCGGACTCTTCGACGGCAACACGCTGGTCAACCTGAACTCGCTGGTCAGCCAGTTCCGCAGCCTGGCGCGCGGGCACCGGCGCGGCAGCGGCGACGTGACCGGGGCGGTCCGCGCCTACCGGCTGGCCGAGCCGCTGCCCCCGCTGGCGCCGGAACGGCTGTCGCTGGTGGCCCGGCACGGCAGCGGCGTGATCGCCTCGCTGCCCGGCTCGGTGGAGCAGCTGCGCCGCGCCGCCGCCGAGGACCCGGCGCTGAAGCCCGCCCTGGCCGCCGCCGAGCGGCTGCTGCCGCTGGTCGACCAGGTGCACGAGGAGATGGCCGGGCACCAGGACGCGGTGACCGAGGTCCCGCCCGCGGCCTTCGAGGCGGCCCGCCGCTACGCGCTCTGCTTCGCCGCGGCCGGCTGCGTCGGCCTGTGGGTGCACACCCGCGCGGAGGCCGAGCGGGGCGGTACAGCGGAGCTGTGGCAGCACGCGCTGTGGCTGCGCGCCGCGCTCTCCCGGCTGCTGACCCAGCTGGGCCTGCCCGACGCGGACGACGCCGAGGCACTGGACGCGGTGCTGGACACGGCGCTCGCCCTGCGCGACGCCGGCCGGCTGGTCTCCCTGCTGCCGCTGTCGCTGCAGCCCCCGTCGCTGCAGCCCCCGTCGCACACGTCGGACCGAGCGGTGCACGCCGCCGGTCACCACGCCCTTGAGGCCATTGAGGAGGCATCATGA
- a CDS encoding fatty acyl-AMP ligase has protein sequence MKSFETFTELVLQRTSDLPTKDAFIFLHDNASSSDVERLTYAALDVEAKRIASWLQQHGASGGQVLLLYPSGLDFIKAFTACLYAGSVAVPAPLPGDQGNHFARVTGILRDAEVRAVLTDSANEPNISAWLREAGITDVAVLASDAADQGDAAAWTAPSLTPESLAFLQYTSGSTSTPKGVMVSHRNLLANELAIQHAIQGHQDTRLGGWLPFYHDMGLIGHILQPLYLGGSAALMSPISFLKRPLRWLQMITEHRVTAGGGPNFAYDLCLRRVTDEQLATLDLSSWEQACNGAEPIRPETVRAFTERFAPAGFRAEAFFPCYGMAETTLLVSGTPVGRAPIYREVDAETLEQGELSDASGAGVRTLVSSGVVTDFDVRIVDPETFVERPEGHVGEIWVKGESVAAGYWKRPEVNEEIFNAVLRPSADPEAAGDAGWLRTGDLGAFEAGELYVTGRLKEMILINGRNIYPHDVERQVQSLDPAFGVGGGAAFSVDDGEEHLVLVQEIRPNAASAADLPALLASARALISREFQVNGSLLLVRPGTIRKTTSGKIQRTLMRKLLLEGKLAPLHEQVEERVAAQIVSRVDAVLEPVG, from the coding sequence TTGAAGAGTTTCGAGACCTTCACGGAACTGGTGCTGCAGCGCACCTCCGACCTGCCGACCAAGGACGCGTTCATCTTCCTGCACGACAACGCGTCGAGCAGCGACGTCGAGCGACTGACCTACGCGGCGCTCGACGTCGAGGCGAAGCGGATCGCCTCCTGGCTGCAGCAGCACGGGGCGTCCGGCGGGCAGGTCCTCCTGCTCTACCCCTCCGGGCTGGACTTCATCAAGGCCTTCACGGCCTGCCTCTACGCCGGTTCGGTCGCCGTTCCCGCGCCGCTCCCGGGCGACCAGGGCAACCACTTCGCGCGGGTCACCGGCATCCTGCGGGACGCCGAGGTGCGCGCGGTGCTCACCGACTCGGCCAACGAGCCGAACATCAGCGCCTGGCTGCGCGAGGCCGGCATCACCGACGTCGCGGTGCTCGCGAGCGACGCCGCAGACCAGGGTGACGCCGCCGCCTGGACCGCGCCGAGCCTGACCCCCGAGTCGCTCGCCTTCCTCCAGTACACCTCGGGCTCGACCAGCACCCCCAAGGGCGTCATGGTCTCCCACCGGAACCTGCTCGCCAACGAGCTGGCGATCCAGCACGCGATCCAGGGCCACCAGGACACCCGCCTGGGCGGCTGGCTGCCCTTCTACCACGACATGGGCCTGATCGGGCACATCCTGCAGCCCCTCTACCTGGGCGGATCCGCGGCGCTGATGTCGCCGATCTCCTTCCTGAAGCGGCCGCTGCGCTGGCTGCAGATGATCACCGAGCACCGGGTCACCGCCGGCGGCGGTCCCAACTTCGCCTACGACCTCTGCCTGCGCAGGGTCACCGACGAGCAGCTGGCCACACTCGACCTGAGCAGCTGGGAGCAGGCCTGCAACGGCGCGGAGCCGATCCGCCCGGAGACCGTGCGCGCCTTCACCGAGCGCTTCGCCCCGGCCGGCTTCCGCGCCGAGGCCTTCTTCCCCTGCTACGGCATGGCCGAGACCACGCTGCTGGTCTCCGGCACCCCCGTCGGCCGGGCCCCGATCTACCGCGAGGTCGACGCCGAGACCCTGGAGCAGGGCGAGCTGAGCGACGCCTCGGGCGCCGGCGTCCGCACCCTGGTCAGCAGCGGCGTCGTCACCGACTTCGACGTCCGCATCGTCGACCCGGAGACCTTCGTCGAGCGGCCCGAGGGCCATGTGGGCGAGATCTGGGTCAAGGGCGAGAGCGTCGCCGCCGGGTACTGGAAGCGCCCCGAGGTCAACGAGGAGATCTTCAACGCGGTGCTGCGTCCGTCCGCCGACCCGGAGGCGGCCGGTGACGCCGGCTGGCTGCGCACCGGCGACCTGGGCGCGTTCGAGGCCGGTGAGCTCTACGTCACCGGGCGGCTCAAGGAGATGATCCTGATCAACGGCCGCAACATCTACCCCCACGACGTCGAGCGGCAGGTGCAGTCCCTCGACCCGGCTTTCGGTGTCGGCGGCGGCGCCGCGTTCTCGGTGGACGACGGCGAGGAGCACTTGGTGCTGGTCCAGGAGATCCGCCCCAACGCGGCCTCCGCCGCGGACCTGCCCGCGCTGCTCGCCTCCGCCCGCGCCCTGATCAGCCGTGAGTTCCAGGTCAACGGCAGCCTGCTGCTGGTCCGTCCCGGCACGATCAGGAAGACCACCAGCGGCAAGATCCAGCGCACCCTGATGCGCAAGCTGCTGCTGGAGGGCAAGCTCGCGCCGCTGCACGAGCAGGTGGAGGAGCGGGTCGCCGCCCAGATCGTCTCCCGCGTCGACGCCGTGCTGGAACCGGTGGGCTGA
- a CDS encoding DUF6059 family protein: MTSPRTARDRRPPRLPFRLRWWLRLLGREVYRGLVQSGCFFGLVTPEYAAALVADLDDRPAPGHPERLVRGTPPSAQEAALWRQLDQHQEEPTSGGVGARRA, from the coding sequence ATGACCTCCCCACGCACCGCCCGCGACCGCAGGCCGCCGCGGCTGCCGTTCCGGCTGCGCTGGTGGCTCCGCCTGCTGGGTCGTGAGGTCTACCGCGGCCTGGTCCAGTCGGGCTGCTTCTTCGGCCTGGTCACCCCGGAGTACGCGGCGGCGCTCGTCGCCGACCTCGACGACAGGCCCGCGCCCGGCCACCCCGAGCGGCTGGTCCGCGGCACCCCGCCGAGCGCCCAGGAGGCGGCTCTGTGGCGGCAGTTGGACCAGCACCAGGAGGAGCCGACGAGCGGCGGGGTGGGCGCAAGAAGGGCTTAA
- a CDS encoding cytochrome P450, which yields MPPSAASTEALPSTEPPAYPFARPDALTPCPHYAALREAQPVAPVRMPSGDLAHLVTGYEAVRTVLSDPRFSRSATLEPGAPRLAAAPQRFPSLPNLDGAEHARVRALVSREFTARRVASLRPRIQELTDGLLDDMSARGEAEGRSADLVEALAFPLPVRVICELLGVPLADQEQFTRWSAAFVATTGSSAEEMLAAQAGLRDYFSALFAEKRVRPGDDLLSALVQVRDGEQDRLSEQELVFLGVSLLVAGHETTVNQIGNSVLALLAHPEQPARTLTDPDAVPAAVEELLRLHLPGDETLLRIAVEDVELDGRLIRAGEAVLPSLGSGNRDAARFAEPDRLDLGRSVNAHLSFGHGIHYCLGSGLARAELQIALSTLFARFPTLRLAIPAEQVPRTSGRLITGVSSLPVAW from the coding sequence ATGCCCCCGTCCGCAGCGAGCACCGAGGCGTTGCCGAGCACCGAGCCGCCGGCCTACCCCTTCGCGCGCCCCGACGCGCTCACCCCCTGCCCGCACTACGCCGCGCTCCGCGAGGCGCAGCCGGTGGCGCCGGTGCGGATGCCCAGTGGGGACCTGGCGCACCTGGTCACCGGGTACGAAGCGGTGCGCACGGTGCTGTCGGACCCGCGCTTCAGCCGGTCGGCCACGCTGGAGCCGGGGGCGCCCCGGCTGGCGGCCGCACCGCAGCGCTTCCCCAGCCTGCCCAACCTCGACGGGGCCGAGCACGCGCGGGTCCGGGCCCTGGTGTCACGGGAGTTCACCGCGCGCAGGGTCGCCTCGCTGCGCCCCAGGATCCAGGAGCTCACGGACGGGTTGCTGGACGACATGTCGGCCCGTGGCGAGGCGGAGGGCCGCAGCGCCGACCTCGTCGAGGCGCTGGCCTTCCCGCTGCCGGTGCGCGTGATCTGCGAACTGCTCGGTGTGCCGCTCGCCGACCAGGAGCAGTTCACCCGCTGGTCCGCGGCCTTCGTCGCGACCACCGGCAGCAGCGCGGAGGAGATGCTGGCGGCGCAGGCCGGACTGCGCGACTACTTCTCGGCCCTGTTCGCCGAGAAGCGCGTGCGGCCGGGCGACGACCTGCTCTCCGCGCTGGTCCAGGTCCGCGACGGGGAGCAGGACCGGCTGAGCGAGCAGGAGCTGGTCTTCCTCGGCGTCAGTCTGCTCGTGGCCGGCCACGAGACCACCGTCAACCAGATCGGCAACAGCGTGCTCGCGCTGCTCGCCCACCCCGAGCAGCCGGCCAGGACCCTGACCGACCCGGACGCTGTGCCCGCGGCCGTCGAGGAGCTGCTGCGGCTGCACCTTCCCGGTGACGAGACGCTGCTGCGGATCGCGGTCGAGGACGTGGAGTTGGACGGGCGGCTGATCCGGGCGGGGGAGGCGGTGCTGCCCTCGCTCGGTTCGGGCAACCGGGACGCGGCCCGCTTCGCCGAGCCCGACCGGCTCGACCTCGGCCGGTCGGTGAACGCGCACCTGAGCTTCGGCCACGGCATCCACTACTGCCTCGGTTCCGGGCTCGCCCGTGCGGAGCTGCAGATCGCCCTGTCGACCCTGTTCGCCCGCTTTCCCACGCTGCGCCTGGCGATCCCCGCCGAACAGGTGCCGCGCACCTCGGGCCGTCTCATCACCGGGGTCAGCTCGCTCCCGGTCGCCTGGTGA